The following coding sequences are from one Geothrix sp. window:
- the tatA gene encoding twin-arginine translocase TatA/TatE family subunit codes for MGNLGMMEILLIGIALLIFFGPSRLPELGKSLGKSIQEFKKASKELTDTVKE; via the coding sequence ATGGGCAACCTGGGAATGATGGAAATTCTGCTGATCGGCATCGCCTTGCTGATCTTCTTCGGCCCCTCGCGCCTGCCGGAACTGGGCAAGAGCCTGGGGAAGAGCATTCAGGAGTTCAAGAAGGCCAGCAAGGAACTGACCGATACCGTCAAGGAATGA
- a CDS encoding porin: MKSKTLLFTLVGACALPMGLSAQASEVQIYGTFLPFLDNVKTSGATAPGLSPANGGATQVPLGAYTGDLGNLPARNRITSGTSNLGFKGSYKVNDDLKIIWQIESAISPDGDAPNSLTSRNSCLGLEGSWGRVFYGNWDTPYKYPLLFVGAMRGLNPFDNALTANPGFNVPGTTTQNGRANTKADAAFNRRQGNSIQYWTPTVNGFSGRIAYSVNEGKTTATTTVPSVSPELWSFLLSYKAGAFNLSYGHERHSDYFGLAQLGGSAGATATNASSKDLGHELVAAYAFSTGTKVSAIVERLTYDTDDTVVGKVNHYERDAWYLLVQQRWGAHQVFGSYGKAAAGKVTVVGGGPATTNGLGGAQWSVGYSFGLTKTADLYTSVYGMTNERSASYALFPPVGTGVAPGASTTGFGLGILYTF, encoded by the coding sequence GTGAAATCGAAAACCCTTCTTTTCACCCTGGTCGGCGCGTGCGCGCTGCCGATGGGCCTGTCGGCGCAGGCGAGCGAAGTCCAGATCTACGGGACCTTCCTGCCCTTCCTGGACAACGTGAAGACCTCCGGCGCGACGGCGCCGGGCCTGAGCCCGGCCAATGGCGGGGCGACGCAGGTGCCGCTCGGGGCCTACACGGGCGACCTGGGCAACCTGCCGGCGCGCAACCGCATCACCTCGGGCACCTCGAACCTGGGCTTCAAGGGCAGCTACAAGGTGAACGATGATCTGAAGATCATCTGGCAGATCGAGAGCGCCATCAGCCCCGACGGCGACGCGCCCAACAGCCTCACCAGCCGCAACAGCTGCCTGGGCCTCGAAGGCAGCTGGGGCCGGGTGTTCTACGGGAACTGGGACACGCCCTACAAGTATCCCCTGCTGTTCGTGGGGGCCATGCGGGGCCTCAACCCCTTCGACAATGCCCTGACCGCCAATCCGGGCTTCAACGTGCCGGGCACCACCACCCAGAACGGCCGGGCCAATACCAAGGCCGACGCGGCCTTCAACCGGCGCCAGGGGAACAGCATCCAGTACTGGACCCCCACGGTGAACGGCTTCTCGGGCCGCATCGCCTACTCCGTCAACGAGGGCAAGACCACGGCCACCACGACGGTGCCGTCCGTGAGCCCGGAGCTTTGGTCCTTCCTGCTGAGCTACAAGGCCGGGGCCTTCAACCTCAGCTACGGCCATGAGCGCCACAGCGACTACTTCGGCCTGGCCCAGCTGGGCGGCTCCGCGGGGGCGACGGCGACGAACGCCTCCTCCAAGGACCTGGGCCACGAGCTGGTGGCGGCCTACGCGTTCAGCACGGGCACCAAGGTATCGGCGATCGTGGAGCGCCTGACCTACGACACGGACGACACGGTGGTGGGGAAGGTGAACCACTACGAGCGCGATGCCTGGTACCTGCTGGTGCAGCAGCGCTGGGGGGCGCACCAGGTGTTCGGGTCCTACGGCAAGGCGGCGGCGGGCAAGGTCACGGTGGTGGGCGGCGGTCCGGCGACGACCAATGGGCTGGGCGGCGCGCAGTGGAGCGTCGGCTACAGCTTCGGGTTGACGAAGACGGCGGACCTCTACACCTCGGTCTACGGGATGACCAACGAGCGCTCGGCCAGCTACGCGCTGTTCCCGCCCGTGGGCACCGGCGTCGCCCCCGGCGCCTCCACCACCGGCTTCGGCCTCGGCATCCTCTACACCTTCTGA
- a CDS encoding M28 family peptidase, whose amino-acid sequence MLCAALACGSLVAQGPKVDEAALRAHLAFLADDVLEGRGTGQRGGELAVRYLETQLQVLGLQPVHGTSYRQTVRLSGLRLDATASSLRFEGPKEALAPALGADLVMGAAAAETTLAVDAPLVFVGHGITAADGSRDDYKGLDVRNRILVMLVGDRKGGPPMPLCCEPENLYGRWTYKFEEARRRGAGGVLLVHTDASAGYGWAVVRNGWVQERFQREGSGQAGAMQGWITEAMATRLFALAGQDYRALAVGADAASFRPVVLPIQARGRLTTSVRRLEQWNVAGILPGTDPALKKELVIYSAHWDHFGKGADGAIYSGAVDNASGCAAVLALAQALVHQPLKRSVMVFFPCAEEQGLLGSSAYVAAPLWPLARTVLNINLESLNVIGPTRDIGLLGSNDPKLRALCARAAAAADLVITPAKADPAGLCFRSDHFPFMKAGVPALSPGFSLDGGWDYLGDKAAAQAKAADFLNHYHRPTDRYDPAWNLAGLMQQVRFALELGRLAANAR is encoded by the coding sequence ATGCTGTGTGCTGCTCTGGCCTGTGGTTCCCTGGTGGCCCAGGGACCGAAGGTGGACGAAGCGGCCCTGAGGGCCCACCTCGCCTTCCTGGCCGATGACGTGCTGGAAGGCCGCGGCACGGGCCAGCGGGGCGGGGAACTGGCCGTGCGGTACCTGGAGACCCAACTGCAGGTCCTGGGCCTCCAGCCCGTCCATGGGACCAGCTACCGGCAGACGGTCCGGCTGTCCGGCCTGCGGCTGGATGCGACCGCCAGCAGTCTTCGTTTCGAGGGGCCGAAGGAGGCGCTGGCGCCGGCCCTGGGCGCGGACCTGGTGATGGGCGCGGCAGCCGCGGAAACCACCCTGGCCGTGGATGCGCCCCTGGTGTTCGTGGGGCACGGCATCACGGCCGCCGATGGCAGCCGGGACGACTACAAGGGGCTGGATGTCCGGAACCGCATCCTCGTCATGCTGGTGGGCGATCGCAAGGGCGGGCCGCCCATGCCCCTCTGCTGCGAGCCGGAGAACCTCTACGGCCGGTGGACGTACAAGTTCGAGGAGGCCCGTCGCCGTGGGGCCGGGGGCGTCCTGCTGGTGCACACGGACGCCTCCGCCGGCTACGGCTGGGCCGTGGTACGGAACGGGTGGGTCCAGGAGCGCTTCCAGCGGGAGGGCTCCGGCCAGGCCGGCGCGATGCAGGGCTGGATCACCGAGGCCATGGCCACCCGTCTCTTCGCCCTGGCGGGTCAGGATTACCGCGCGCTGGCTGTCGGGGCGGATGCGGCCTCCTTCCGCCCGGTGGTGCTGCCCATCCAGGCCAGGGGCCGGCTGACGACCTCCGTGCGGCGGCTGGAACAGTGGAACGTGGCGGGCATCCTGCCAGGCACCGACCCCGCGCTGAAGAAGGAACTGGTCATCTACTCGGCCCACTGGGACCACTTCGGCAAGGGCGCGGATGGCGCCATCTACTCGGGGGCCGTGGACAATGCCAGCGGTTGCGCCGCCGTGCTGGCCCTGGCCCAGGCCCTGGTGCACCAGCCCCTGAAACGCAGCGTGATGGTCTTCTTCCCCTGCGCCGAGGAGCAGGGTCTGCTGGGTTCCTCGGCCTACGTGGCCGCCCCGCTCTGGCCCCTGGCCCGCACGGTGCTGAACATCAACCTCGAGAGCCTGAACGTGATCGGCCCCACCCGGGACATCGGCCTGTTGGGTTCGAACGATCCGAAGCTGCGGGCCCTCTGCGCCCGGGCCGCGGCGGCGGCGGACCTGGTCATCACGCCGGCCAAGGCGGATCCCGCGGGCCTCTGTTTCCGCTCGGACCACTTCCCCTTCATGAAGGCGGGCGTACCGGCCCTGTCACCGGGCTTCTCGCTGGATGGCGGCTGGGACTACCTGGGCGACAAGGCCGCGGCCCAGGCCAAGGCGGCGGACTTCCTCAACCACTACCACCGGCCCACGGACCGCTACGATCCCGCCTGGAATCTGGCGGGGCTCATGCAGCAGGTGCGCTTCGCGCTGGAGCTGGGCCGACTGGCGGCTAACGCCCGGTGA
- a CDS encoding flavocytochrome c produces MSDETKDMSRRGFIGAGGAALLGGMVLGTLPLEGKEAAGPGTLPKRWDETYDVVVVGTGFAGLSAAIEARLAGASVLVVEKMPVYGGNSIINGGDFAAAGNSFQKEAGVQDSAELMLKDMMKAGSYLNHPPLARLVAEKSNEALEWCRTYIGAQFTRLNFHGGHSVKRSVQTYNQSGSGLVNPLLAKAKSLGVKVVLRTKMTRLIAGREGRIVGLEVRHGYKWPDEASGTASFIKARRSVVLAAGGFSQNMALRQIHDPRLTPKFESTNHPGATGEAILAACSAGAMDVQMDWIQLGPWTSPDEPGFGHGPQVCERIVGYGLMVDPANGKRFFKETGNRKERADAIIAIGHPVIIVGDSYAIGKQVVPKVLGKAMEVGVVKTFNTLEALAAEYKMPVQPFLDQVARWNGFVEKAKDEDFDCKLFPDSKPTVAGPFYAMRLWPRVHHTMGGLVVNAEAQVIGFDMKPIKGLYAAGEITGGVHGAVRLGSVAMADCVVNGRIAGKNAGGEKAWS; encoded by the coding sequence ATGAGTGATGAAACGAAAGACATGAGCCGGCGCGGGTTCATCGGCGCCGGCGGCGCGGCCCTGCTGGGCGGCATGGTGCTCGGCACCCTTCCCCTCGAGGGCAAAGAAGCCGCAGGACCCGGAACCCTGCCCAAGCGGTGGGATGAGACCTATGACGTGGTGGTGGTGGGCACCGGTTTCGCCGGGCTTTCCGCGGCGATCGAAGCCCGCCTCGCGGGGGCCAGCGTCCTGGTGGTCGAGAAAATGCCCGTCTACGGCGGCAACTCGATCATCAACGGCGGCGATTTCGCCGCGGCGGGCAACAGCTTCCAGAAGGAGGCCGGCGTCCAGGATTCCGCAGAGCTGATGCTCAAGGACATGATGAAGGCGGGTTCGTACCTGAACCACCCCCCGCTGGCCCGCCTGGTGGCGGAGAAGTCCAACGAGGCGCTCGAGTGGTGCCGGACCTACATCGGCGCCCAGTTCACCCGCCTCAACTTCCATGGCGGCCACTCGGTGAAGCGCTCGGTGCAGACCTACAACCAGTCGGGATCCGGGCTCGTGAACCCGCTGCTGGCCAAGGCCAAGTCGCTGGGCGTGAAGGTGGTGCTCCGCACGAAGATGACCCGGCTCATCGCCGGCAGAGAGGGCCGCATCGTCGGGCTCGAAGTGCGGCATGGCTACAAGTGGCCCGATGAGGCCTCGGGCACGGCGAGCTTCATCAAGGCGCGTCGGAGCGTGGTCCTGGCGGCGGGGGGCTTCTCCCAGAACATGGCCCTGCGGCAGATCCACGATCCCCGCCTCACCCCGAAGTTCGAATCCACGAACCACCCCGGCGCCACCGGGGAGGCGATCCTGGCGGCCTGCAGTGCCGGCGCCATGGACGTCCAGATGGACTGGATCCAGCTGGGTCCCTGGACCAGCCCCGACGAGCCGGGCTTCGGCCACGGGCCCCAGGTCTGTGAGCGGATCGTCGGCTATGGCCTGATGGTGGACCCGGCCAACGGGAAGCGCTTCTTCAAGGAGACCGGCAACCGCAAGGAGCGGGCCGACGCCATCATCGCCATCGGCCACCCGGTCATCATCGTGGGCGACAGCTACGCCATCGGGAAGCAGGTGGTGCCCAAGGTGCTCGGCAAGGCCATGGAAGTGGGCGTGGTGAAGACGTTCAACACACTTGAGGCGCTGGCGGCCGAGTACAAGATGCCGGTGCAGCCCTTCCTCGATCAGGTGGCCCGCTGGAACGGCTTTGTCGAGAAGGCGAAGGACGAGGACTTCGACTGCAAGCTCTTCCCCGACTCCAAGCCTACGGTCGCCGGGCCCTTCTACGCCATGCGCCTCTGGCCGCGGGTCCACCACACCATGGGCGGCCTGGTCGTCAACGCCGAGGCCCAGGTCATCGGCTTCGACATGAAGCCCATCAAGGGGCTCTACGCCGCGGGCGAGATCACCGGCGGCGTCCATGGCGCGGTCCGCCTGGGCAGCGTGGCCATGGCCGACTGCGTGGTCAACGGGCGCATCGCCGGCAAGAACGCCGGTGGCGAGAAGGCGTGGAGTTGA
- a CDS encoding helix-turn-helix domain-containing protein yields the protein MKTVFTVWPLDERTNLSWRMGEPGLHSHPFHQVFFITEGTGTHWVDGEETRIHGPWVMLVAKGKKHLYLPDIQAEGWMFDFGEDFLDADASWVFSDFLASPNLPLPKDELFQQATAMARLLWDLGKLKTDETRPVLRHLLSAFLHLLQSRIREQASHNQAHRTSDFKLFQAFLHQLDASFVKEREVEFYARKLRCTTRRLGAVCKLILGKTPQSLIMERGMLEAKRLLLHTDLSIQQIAADLGCEDQSNFTKAFRKATGETPSGFRKARLLIQPLAGAAG from the coding sequence ATGAAAACCGTCTTCACGGTCTGGCCCCTCGATGAGCGCACCAATCTGAGCTGGCGCATGGGGGAACCCGGGCTCCACAGCCACCCCTTCCACCAGGTCTTCTTCATCACGGAGGGCACGGGCACCCACTGGGTGGATGGCGAGGAGACCCGCATCCACGGGCCCTGGGTCATGCTGGTGGCCAAGGGGAAGAAGCACCTCTACCTGCCGGACATCCAGGCCGAGGGCTGGATGTTCGACTTCGGGGAGGACTTTCTGGACGCGGATGCCTCCTGGGTATTCTCGGATTTCCTGGCTTCGCCGAACCTGCCCCTCCCGAAGGACGAACTCTTCCAGCAGGCGACCGCCATGGCCCGGCTGCTGTGGGACCTCGGCAAGCTCAAGACCGATGAGACCCGGCCCGTGCTGCGCCACCTGCTGTCGGCCTTCCTCCACCTCCTCCAGTCGAGGATCCGTGAGCAGGCCTCGCACAACCAGGCGCACCGCACCTCGGACTTCAAGCTCTTCCAGGCCTTCCTGCACCAGCTGGACGCGAGCTTCGTCAAGGAACGGGAGGTGGAGTTCTATGCGCGGAAGCTGCGCTGCACGACCCGCCGGCTGGGCGCGGTCTGCAAGCTCATCCTGGGCAAGACCCCGCAGAGCCTCATCATGGAGCGCGGGATGCTCGAGGCCAAGCGGCTGCTGCTGCACACGGACCTGAGCATCCAGCAGATCGCCGCCGACCTCGGCTGCGAGGACCAGTCGAACTTCACCAAGGCCTTCCGGAAGGCCACGGGGGAGACGCCCTCGGGTTTCCGGAAGGCGCGGCTGCTGATCCAGCCCCTTGCGGGTGCCGCAGGCTGA
- a CDS encoding cytochrome c3 family protein, translated as MHPIHLNERISSMSNPFLKRLATAARLLLFAALIPLSQAATQAPTMTADLHKAKGVTCVDCHGTAKKKTFVAAERCLGCHGSPADLVKKTAHVKPENPHDAPHWGPQMECNVCHRQHEKTVNWCNHCHAYGFKVP; from the coding sequence ATGCATCCCATCCACCTGAACGAGAGGATCTCCTCCATGTCGAACCCCTTCCTGAAGCGCCTCGCAACCGCCGCCCGCCTGCTGCTCTTCGCGGCCCTGATCCCGCTCAGCCAAGCCGCCACGCAGGCTCCCACCATGACCGCCGATCTGCACAAGGCCAAGGGCGTCACCTGCGTGGACTGCCACGGAACGGCGAAGAAGAAGACCTTCGTGGCCGCCGAGCGCTGCCTGGGCTGCCACGGATCTCCCGCCGACCTGGTCAAGAAGACGGCCCACGTGAAGCCCGAGAATCCCCATGATGCCCCGCACTGGGGGCCGCAGATGGAATGCAACGTCTGCCACCGCCAGCACGAGAAGACCGTGAACTGGTGCAACCACTGCCATGCCTATGGCTTCAAGGTGCCCTGA
- a CDS encoding dienelactone hydrolase family protein, producing MRSAALALSLAALPVLAGQPLSYADGATKLAGYLSHPADAKGKVPGVVVIHQWMGLTDHERKVSDDLAKLGYAALAADIYGEGVRPANTGEAGKLAGSFKGDRALYRRRIAAAIETLKAQKGVDGSRIAVIGFCFGGTGAIEAARGGLPVKAVVSFHGGLDVPAGYAPGPMSAKVLVCHGADDPWVPAKDVAAFQDEMRQAKADYVFVAYAGAVHAFTQKEAGSDNSKGAAYNEAAHRRSWQHMKDFFHEAL from the coding sequence ATGCGATCCGCCGCCCTCGCCCTCTCCCTCGCCGCCCTTCCCGTCCTCGCCGGCCAGCCGCTGAGCTATGCGGACGGGGCCACCAAACTCGCGGGCTACCTGTCCCACCCGGCCGACGCCAAGGGCAAGGTGCCTGGCGTGGTGGTGATCCACCAGTGGATGGGGCTCACGGACCATGAGCGCAAGGTCTCCGACGACCTGGCCAAGCTGGGCTATGCGGCCCTGGCGGCGGACATCTACGGCGAGGGCGTGCGCCCGGCGAACACCGGGGAGGCGGGCAAGCTGGCGGGCTCCTTCAAGGGCGACCGCGCGCTGTACCGCCGCCGCATCGCCGCCGCCATCGAGACCCTCAAGGCCCAGAAGGGCGTGGACGGCAGCCGCATCGCCGTCATCGGCTTCTGCTTCGGCGGCACGGGGGCCATCGAAGCGGCCCGGGGCGGCTTGCCGGTGAAGGCGGTGGTCTCCTTCCATGGCGGGCTGGACGTGCCTGCGGGCTACGCGCCCGGCCCCATGTCCGCCAAGGTGCTGGTCTGCCACGGGGCCGATGATCCCTGGGTGCCCGCCAAGGACGTGGCCGCCTTCCAGGACGAGATGCGGCAGGCCAAGGCGGACTACGTGTTCGTGGCCTATGCCGGCGCCGTGCACGCCTTCACGCAGAAGGAGGCCGGCAGCGACAACAGCAAGGGCGCCGCCTACAACGAGGCCGCCCACCGCCGCAGCTGGCAGCACATGAAGGATTTCTTCCACGAGGCCTTATAG
- a CDS encoding S41 family peptidase → MRLLPFVSAALVAATAISATAQIDARLMRYPDVSATQIAFTYANDLWIVPKTGGVAQRLSTPKGEETFARFSPDGKQLAFTANYDGNPDVYVLPVTGGVPTRVTHHPMADRLVDWTPDGKSLLFASGMESGKDRFNKLFLVPKEGGLPKALPLPYAEFGALSPDGKVLAYQPISTDFRTWKRYRGGMASEIWFFDLEKKTASRLPSADGSNDSQPMWYGGKLYFLSDRDGAKRANIWSYDTATRAFKQITFFKDHDAHFPAIGPEDIVVEAGGRLHRIELPSEKVVEVKVDVVTDRATLKPRNENASRLLRNPTLSSQGKRVLFEARGELFSVPAEKGYVINLTRTPGAAERFPALSPDGRQVAYFSDRSGEYELCVRAADGSGDERQVTHLGPGFRYHISWSPDGKRVVFADQTMGIQLCDLDTGKVQQVDKGLFMFEDPLDGFRASWSPDSRWFAYPRDTANQNNVVVLYDTKTGTRKDVTSPFYNAGDPVFDPEGKYLFLSTGQQFSPTYSDLDGTWIYAATTRLAALPLRKDVPSPLAPRNDADAAKDDKKEEKKEGGDKKDAPKPVEIDLDGLEARMVLLPPTAGYYMDVAAAKGKLLYRRAAQLSQEGPTKGTLFVYDLEEREEKAVLADLDGALLSGDGSKVLVNRKLEYALIDPKPDQKFEKKLPTGELMMTVDPSAEWQQIFNDAWRFERDMFYDPGMHGVDWKAMRARYGKLLKDCVTREDVNFVIGELISELNASHTYRGGGDVEQPLRLGTGLLGADFSLENGAYRIKKILRGADWDAQVRGPLAQPGLKVKEGDYLLAVNRIPLDVGQDPWAAFQGLAGKTVLLSINDKPSLDGAREVLVDTVVNDYQLRYWDWIEANRRYVEKASNGRIGYVYVPDTGIGGQNDLVRQFRGQWDKAGLIIDERFNSGGQIPDRFVEMLGRKTLNYYGVRDGKDWQWPPIAHDGPMAMLINGWSGSGGDCFPFLFKKAGLGPLIGRRTWGGLIGISGAPALIDGGNVTVPTFGIFSKEGQWIVEGYGVDPDIEVIDDPTLLTQGRDPQLDRAIQEVEASLKRNPPVPTRKPVYPNRAH, encoded by the coding sequence ATGCGCCTTCTCCCCTTCGTTTCCGCCGCCCTCGTGGCGGCCACCGCCATCAGTGCCACCGCCCAGATCGACGCGCGCCTGATGCGCTATCCCGACGTGTCCGCCACGCAGATCGCGTTCACCTACGCCAACGACCTCTGGATCGTGCCCAAGACCGGCGGCGTGGCCCAGCGGCTGTCCACCCCCAAGGGCGAGGAGACCTTCGCGCGGTTCTCCCCCGATGGCAAGCAACTGGCCTTCACGGCGAACTACGATGGCAACCCCGACGTCTACGTGCTGCCCGTGACCGGCGGCGTGCCCACCCGCGTGACCCACCACCCCATGGCCGATCGGCTCGTGGACTGGACGCCAGACGGCAAGTCGCTGCTCTTCGCCTCCGGCATGGAATCGGGGAAGGACCGCTTCAACAAGCTCTTCCTGGTCCCCAAGGAAGGCGGCCTGCCCAAGGCGCTGCCCCTGCCCTACGCCGAGTTCGGCGCCCTCTCGCCGGACGGGAAGGTTCTCGCCTACCAGCCCATCAGCACGGACTTCCGCACCTGGAAGCGCTACCGCGGCGGCATGGCCTCGGAGATCTGGTTCTTCGACCTGGAGAAGAAGACCGCCAGCCGCCTGCCCAGCGCCGATGGCTCCAACGACTCCCAGCCCATGTGGTACGGCGGGAAGCTCTACTTCCTGTCGGATCGCGATGGGGCGAAGCGTGCCAACATCTGGTCCTACGATACGGCCACCAGGGCCTTCAAGCAGATCACCTTCTTCAAGGACCACGACGCCCACTTCCCCGCCATCGGTCCCGAGGACATCGTGGTCGAGGCCGGTGGCCGCCTGCACCGCATCGAGCTGCCCTCGGAGAAGGTGGTCGAGGTGAAGGTGGACGTGGTGACCGACCGCGCCACCCTGAAGCCCAGGAACGAGAACGCCAGCCGCCTGCTCCGGAATCCCACCCTGTCCTCCCAGGGCAAGCGGGTGCTCTTCGAGGCCCGGGGCGAGCTGTTCTCGGTGCCCGCGGAAAAGGGCTACGTCATCAACCTCACCCGCACGCCAGGCGCCGCGGAGCGCTTCCCCGCCCTGTCGCCCGACGGCAGACAGGTGGCCTACTTCAGCGACCGCAGCGGCGAATACGAGCTGTGCGTGCGCGCCGCCGACGGCTCAGGGGACGAGCGCCAGGTCACCCACCTGGGTCCCGGCTTCCGCTACCACATCAGCTGGTCGCCGGACGGCAAGCGGGTGGTCTTCGCCGACCAGACCATGGGCATCCAGCTCTGCGACCTGGACACCGGCAAGGTGCAGCAGGTGGACAAGGGGCTGTTCATGTTCGAGGATCCCCTCGATGGCTTCCGGGCCAGCTGGTCGCCGGACAGCCGCTGGTTCGCGTACCCCCGCGACACCGCCAACCAGAACAACGTGGTGGTCCTCTACGACACGAAGACCGGCACCCGGAAGGACGTGACCTCCCCCTTCTACAATGCCGGCGATCCCGTCTTCGATCCGGAAGGCAAGTATCTGTTCCTCAGCACGGGGCAGCAGTTCAGCCCCACCTACAGCGACCTGGACGGCACCTGGATCTACGCCGCCACCACACGGCTCGCGGCCCTGCCTCTGCGCAAGGACGTGCCCTCGCCCCTGGCCCCCCGCAACGATGCGGACGCCGCCAAGGACGACAAGAAGGAGGAGAAGAAGGAGGGCGGGGACAAGAAGGACGCCCCCAAGCCCGTCGAAATCGACCTCGATGGATTGGAAGCCCGCATGGTCCTGCTCCCGCCCACGGCCGGCTACTACATGGACGTCGCCGCCGCCAAGGGGAAGCTCCTCTACCGCCGCGCCGCCCAGCTCAGCCAGGAGGGCCCCACCAAGGGCACGCTCTTCGTCTATGACCTGGAGGAGCGCGAGGAGAAGGCCGTGCTGGCGGACCTGGATGGCGCCCTCCTGAGCGGGGACGGCAGCAAGGTGCTCGTGAACCGGAAGCTGGAGTACGCGCTCATCGACCCCAAGCCCGACCAGAAGTTCGAGAAGAAGCTGCCCACCGGCGAGCTCATGATGACCGTGGACCCCTCGGCCGAATGGCAGCAGATCTTCAACGACGCCTGGCGCTTCGAACGCGACATGTTCTATGACCCCGGCATGCACGGCGTGGACTGGAAGGCCATGCGCGCCCGCTACGGCAAGCTGCTCAAGGACTGCGTCACTCGCGAGGACGTGAACTTCGTCATCGGCGAGCTCATCTCCGAGCTGAACGCCTCCCACACCTACCGGGGTGGCGGCGACGTCGAGCAGCCCCTCCGCCTGGGCACGGGCCTGCTGGGCGCCGACTTCAGCCTGGAGAACGGGGCCTACCGCATCAAGAAGATCCTCCGCGGCGCGGACTGGGATGCCCAGGTCCGGGGCCCGCTGGCCCAGCCCGGCCTGAAGGTGAAGGAGGGGGACTACCTCCTCGCCGTGAACCGCATTCCACTCGACGTCGGCCAGGATCCCTGGGCCGCCTTCCAGGGCCTGGCCGGCAAGACCGTGCTGCTCAGCATCAACGACAAACCCTCCCTCGACGGAGCCCGGGAGGTCCTCGTCGACACCGTGGTGAATGACTACCAGCTCCGCTACTGGGACTGGATCGAGGCCAACCGCCGCTACGTCGAGAAGGCCTCCAACGGCCGCATCGGCTACGTCTACGTGCCGGACACCGGCATCGGCGGCCAGAATGACCTGGTGCGCCAGTTCCGCGGCCAGTGGGACAAGGCCGGCCTCATCATCGACGAGCGCTTCAACAGCGGCGGCCAGATCCCCGATCGCTTCGTGGAGATGCTGGGCCGGAAGACCCTCAACTACTACGGCGTGCGCGACGGCAAGGACTGGCAGTGGCCCCCCATCGCCCACGATGGCCCCATGGCCATGCTCATCAACGGCTGGAGCGGCTCCGGCGGCGACTGCTTCCCCTTCCTCTTCAAGAAGGCGGGGCTCGGTCCCCTCATCGGGCGGCGCACCTGGGGCGGACTCATCGGCATCAGCGGTGCCCCGGCCCTCATCGACGGCGGCAACGTGACCGTGCCCACCTTCGGGATCTTCTCGAAGGAAGGCCAGTGGATCGTGGAAGGCTACGGTGTGGATCCCGACATTGAGGTGATCGACGATCCCACCCTGCTCACCCAGGGCAGGGATCCGCAGCTGGACCGGGCCATCCAGGAAGTGGAGGCCTCCCTCAAGCGGAACCCGCCGGTGCCCACCCGGAAGCCGGTCTACCCGAACCGGGCCCACTAG
- the tatC gene encoding twin-arginine translocase subunit TatC → MPTPPPPPGKMSFWEHLQELRVRIVRSLLIVAGAFAFTYGFPFGYRDIPPLRFKLWAWAQKPFMEAMAAQTHKPISELQPFAFTDLTEPFFSMMRLSLWAAAFVAAPFLFYQLWAFIRPGLLPKERRLVIPFVVVTSGCFLLGSAFAYTQAFKFLGDILFQEAAAAGLRANLHASDYLDLFISTTLITGIMFELPVLFFFLARFRIVTARWMLKYWRHATMVILIFSAFFTPGDVVVTTIFFSVVLLGLYFISVAVAWLAEPRQPR, encoded by the coding sequence ATGCCGACACCGCCTCCACCCCCCGGGAAGATGAGCTTCTGGGAGCACCTGCAGGAGCTGCGGGTGCGCATCGTGCGCTCCCTGCTCATCGTGGCGGGCGCCTTCGCCTTCACGTACGGCTTCCCGTTCGGCTACCGGGACATCCCCCCCCTCCGCTTCAAGCTCTGGGCCTGGGCCCAGAAGCCCTTCATGGAGGCCATGGCGGCCCAGACCCACAAGCCCATCTCGGAGCTGCAACCCTTCGCCTTCACGGATCTCACCGAACCGTTCTTCAGCATGATGCGGCTCTCGCTGTGGGCGGCCGCCTTCGTTGCGGCACCCTTCCTGTTCTACCAGCTATGGGCCTTCATCCGGCCCGGCCTGCTGCCCAAGGAACGCCGCCTCGTCATCCCCTTCGTGGTGGTGACTTCAGGCTGTTTCCTCCTTGGCTCCGCCTTCGCCTACACCCAGGCCTTCAAGTTCCTGGGCGACATCCTCTTCCAGGAAGCCGCCGCCGCAGGCCTGCGGGCGAACCTGCACGCCTCGGACTACCTCGACCTGTTCATCTCGACCACCCTCATCACCGGCATCATGTTCGAGCTGCCGGTGCTGTTCTTCTTCCTGGCCCGGTTCCGCATCGTGACCGCCCGGTGGATGCTGAAGTACTGGCGCCACGCCACCATGGTCATCCTGATCTTCAGCGCCTTCTTCACGCCCGGCGACGTGGTGGTCACCACCATCTTCTTCAGCGTCGTGCTCCTCGGCCTCTACTTCATCTCCGTCGCCGTCGCCTGGCTCGCCGAACCCCGCCAGCCCCGGTAA